The following coding sequences are from one Eucalyptus grandis isolate ANBG69807.140 chromosome 11, ASM1654582v1, whole genome shotgun sequence window:
- the LOC104425660 gene encoding pleiotropic drug resistance protein 2 isoform X1: MASALVGDDLVRSTSSRRSWASTSHRSWGAASFREAWQAQPDVFSRSGRREEDEEELRWAAIERLPTLDRLRKGMLKQVLDDGKVVHGEVDVTNLRMQDKKQLMDNILKVVEEDNEKFLRRLRDRTDRVGIEVPKIEVRYEHLSIEGDVYVGSRALPTLVNATMNAIESVLGLIRLAPSKKRKIQILRDVSGIVKPSRMTLLLGPPGAGKTTLLLALAGKLDKDLRVSGKVTYCGHELDEFVPQRTCAYISQHDLHYGEMTVRETLDFSGRCLGVGTRYEMLAELSRREKEAGIKPDPEIDAFMKATAVAGQETSLVTDYVIKILGLDICADILVGDEMRRGISGGQKKRLTTGEMLVGPAKVFFMDEISTGLDSSTTFQIVRYMRQMVHIMDVTMVVSLLQPAPETFDLFDDLILLSEGQIVYQGPRENVLEFFEYMGFKCPERKGVADFLQEVTSKKDQEQYWCRKDQAYQFISVPDFCHAFSSFRIGEQLSSELRVPYEKSKAHPAALVTSKYGLPSWELFKACFAREWLLVKRNSFVYIFKTTQITIMSLIALTVFLRTEMHVGKVQDGGKFFGALFFSLINVMFNGMAELAMTVFRLPVFYKQRDFLFYPAWAFGLPIWVLRIPLSFMESGIWIILTYYTIGFAPAASRFFRQFLAFFGVHQMALSLFRFIAAVGRTQVVASTLGTFTLLMVFVLGGFIVSKNDIEPWMIWGYYISPMMYGQNAIVMNEFLDKRWSAPNLDPRINEPTVGKVLLKSRGFFVDDYWFWICIGALFGFSLLFNILFIAALTWLNPLGDSKTVVPDEDEAKKAKSDEQKTKGIDMELKSTSDIVADSKKAPQRGMVLPFQPLSLAFNHVNYYVDMPAEMKKQGVEEDCLQLLRDVSGAFRPGVLTALVGVSGAGKTTLMDVLAGRKTGGYIEGSISISGYPKNQATFARVSGYCEQNDIHSPNVTVYESVLYSAWLRLSSDISTQSRKMFVEEVMDLVELNPLRNALVGLPGIDGLSTEQRKRLTIAVELVANPSIIFMDEPTSGLDARAAAIVMRTVRNTVDTGRTVVCTIHQPSIDIFEAFDELLLMKRGGQVIYTGPLGRHSHKLIEYFEQAVPGVPKIRDGYNPATWMLEITAPQIEVQLGVDFAEIYANSSLYQRNQELIKELRTPVPGSKDLYFPTKYSQSFLTQCKACFWKQHWSYWRNPQYNAIRFFMTIVIGALFGLIFWNKGQQTTQQQDLMNLLGAMYAAVLFLGATNASAVQSVVAIERTVFYRERAAGMYSELPYAFAQVAIETIYVAIQTIVYTLLLYSMIGFKWTAGKFLWFYYYILMCFVYFTMYGMMVVALTPGHQIAAIVMSFFLSFWNLFSGFLIPRPQIPVWWRWYYWASPVAWTIYGLVTSQVGDKDSQLVIPGAEDVALKAFLKEELGFDYNFLPVVAVAHVVWVLLFFFVFAYGIKFLNFQRR, from the exons ATGGCGTCGGCGTTGGTTGGTGACGATCTGGTGAGGTCGACGAGCAGCCGCCGGAGCTGGGCGTCGACAAGCCACCGGAGCTGGGGGGCGGCCAGCTTCCGGGAGGCCTGGCAGGCGCAGCCAGATGTCTTCAGCCGGAGCGGGCGGCGGGAGGAAGACGAGGAGGAACTCCGGTGGGCTGCCATCGAGCGGCTCCCGACGCTCGACCGGCTGCGAAAGGGGATGCTGAAGCAGGTCCTCGACGACGGTAAAGTGGTCCACGGCGAGGTCGATGTGACCAACCTCAGGATGCAGGACAAGAAGCAGTTGATGGACAACATTCTCAAAGTGGTCGAGGAGGACAACGAGAAGTTCCTCAGGAGGCTCCGAGACAGGACCGATCG AGTTGGAATCGAAGTTCCGAAGATCGAAGTTCGATATGAGCATTTGTCCATCGAGGGGGATGTGTATGTTGGAAGCAGAGCACTTCCTACTCTGGTTAATGCCACCATGAACGCTATTGAG AGTGTTCTTGGATTGATTCGGCTGGCaccatccaaaaagagaaagattCAGATACTTCGGGATGTTAGCGGGATAGTCAAACCATCAAG GATGACGCTGCTTCTGGGGCCGCCGGGCGCAGGGAAGACAACACTATTGCTAGCACTCGCCGGCAAGCTAGACAAGGATTTAAGG GTAAGTGGCAAAGTCACCTACTGCGGTCATGAGTTGGATGAGTTTGTTCCTCAGAGGACTTGTGCATACATCAGTCAGCACGATCTTCACTATGGCGAGATGACAGTGAGGGAGACACTAGATTTCTCGGGGCGTTGCTTGGGTGTAGGAACGAGATATGAAATGTTGGCTGAACTCtcaaggagagaaaaagaggcaGGGATAAAGCCAGATCCCGAAATCGATGCGTTCATGAAAGCCACGGCTGTGGCTGGCCAAGAAACAAGTCTGGTCACTGATTATGTCATCAAG ATACTCGGATTGGATATTTGTGCGGACATTCTGGTGGGTGATGAGATGCGAAGGGGTATATCTGGGGGACAGAAAAAACGTCTAACAACTG GGGAGATGTTGGTAGGACCAGCAAAGGTATTTTTCATGGACGAAATCTCAACGGGGTTGGATAGTTCCACTACTTTTCAGATTGTCAGATACATGAGGCAGATGGTTCACATCATGGACGTCACCATGGTGGTCTCCCTTCTGCAACCAGCTCCTGAGACTTTCGATCTTTTTGACGACCTCATCCTTCTTTCCGAGGGTCAAATAGTCTATCAAGGTCCACGAGAAAATGTccttgagttctttgagtacaTGGGTTTCAAGTGTCCTGAGAGGAAAGGAGTAGCCGACTTCTTGCAAGAAGTGACTTCCAAGAAGGACCAGGAACAGTACTGGTGCAGGAAGGACCAAGCTTACCAGTTTATTTCCGTTCCGGACTTTTGCCATGCCTTTAGCTCTTTTCGCATAGGAGAACAGCTCTCATCCGAGCTTAGGGTTCCTTATGAAAAGTCCAAAGCTCACCCAGCTGCATTAGTGACATCAAAGTATGGACTCCCAAGCTGGGAACTTTTTAAGGCGTGCTTCGCTAGAGAGTGGCTGCTAGTTAAGCGAAATTCATTTGTCTATATCTTTAAGACCACACAAATCACAATCATGTCGTTAATTGCCTTGACGGTGTTCCTAAGGACAGAAATGCATGTCGGTAAAGTGCAAGATGGGGGGAAGTTTTTTGGAGCACTGTTTTTCAGTTTAATCAATGTGATGTTCAATGGGATGGCAGAACTCGCAATGACTGTCTTCAGGCTTCCAGTCTTCTATAAGCAGAGAGATTTCTTGTTCTATCCTGCTTGGGCATTTGGCTTACCTATTTGGGTCCTCAGGATTCCCCTGTCTTTTATGGAATCGGGGATATGGATCATTCTTACGTACTACACTATCGGATTTGCCCCTGCTGCTAGTAG GTTCTTTCGACAATTCTTGGCATTCTTTGGTGTGCACCAGATGGCTTTGTCCCTCTTTCGGTTTATAGCTGCTGTTGGAAGGACGCAAGTTGTCGCTAGTACCCTCGGTACTTTTACCTTGTTGATGGTTTTTGTGCTTGGAGGCTTCATTGTTTCGAAAA ATGACATTGAGCCATGGATGATATGGGGTTACTATATTTCCCCTATGATGTATGGACAGAATGCCATAGTCATGAATGAATTCCTCGATAAAAGATGGAGCGCG CCTAACTTGGATCCCAGGATCAATGAACCGACGGTCGGCAAAGTCCTCCTTAAGTCTAGGGGCTtctttgtggatgattattgGTTTTGGATTTGTATTGGAGCGCTATTTGGATTTTCTCTCCTCTTCAACATCTTATTTATTGCAGCGCTGACCTGGTTAAATC CTTTGGGCGATTCTAAAACTGTCGTGCCGGATGAAGATGAAGCTAAGAAGGCAAAGAGTGATGAGCAGAAGACAAAAG GCATCGATATGGAACTTAAAAGCACTTCAGATATTGTTGCTGACTCGAAGAAGGCACCACAAAGAGGAATGGTCCTGCCCTTCCAACCCCTTTCCCTTGCATTCAATCATGTGAATTACTATGTCGACATGCCAGCT gaaatgaagaaacaagGAGTTGAAGAAGATTGTCTCCAGCTGCTGAGAGATGTTAGTGGTGCTTTTAGGCCAGGTGTGCTAACAGCACTAGTAGGCGTTAGTGGTGCAGGCAAAACGACCCTAATGGACGTTCTAGCAGGGAGAAAGACTGGTGGCTACATTGAAGGAAGTATCAGCATTTCGGGATATCCCAAAAACCAGGCAACATTTGCTCGAGTCAGTGGTTACTGTGAGCAGAATGACATTCATTCACCAAATGTTACCGTTTATGAATCTGTCCTTTACTCGGCTTGGCTTCGCCTATCCTCAGATATCAGCACACAGAGTCGTAAG ATGTTTGTTGAAGAAGTAATGGATCTGGTGGAACTGAACCCACTGAGGAATGCTCTGGTTGGGCTACCGGGGATCGATGGTCTTTCAACAGAACAAAGGAAGAGGCTCACGATAGCTGTAGAGCTTGTTGCCAACCCATCTATCATCTTCATGGATGAACCGACCTCTGGCCTCGATGCTAGAGCCGCTGCGATTGTTATGCGTACTGTGAGGAATACGGTGGATACAGGAAGGACTGTGGTGTGCACCATTCACCAGCCGAGCATCGATATATTTGAAGCTTTTGATGAG ttacttttaatgaaaagaggaGGGCAAGTGATTTACACTGGACCTCTTGGCCGCCATTCTCACAAGCTCATTGAATATTTTGAA CAGGCTGTCCCCGGGGTTCCTAAGATCAGGGATGGTTATAATCCTGCCACTTGGATGCTTGAGATCACTGCTCCACAAATCGAGGTTCAACTGGGGGTTGATTTTGCGGAAATTTATGCGAACTCCTCGCTTTATCA GAGGAATCAGGAACTCATTAAAGAACTGAGAACCCCGGTCCCAGGCTCCAAAGATCTCTATTTCCCCACCAAATATTCGCAATCTTTTCTTACGCAGTGCAAAGCTTGTTTCTGGAAGCAACACTGGTCTTACTGGAGAAACCCTCAATACAATGCCATACGTTTCTTCATGACCATAGTAATCGGGGCTTTGTTTGGCCTCATATTCTGGAACAAAGGGCAACAAAC AACTCAGCAGCAAGATCTGATGAATCTTTTGGGGGCAATGTACGCTgctgttctttttcttggagCTACCAATGCTTCTGCTGTTCAGTCCGTTGTTGCTATCGAGAGAACAGTTTTTTACCGTGAAAGGGCAGCTGGAATGTACTCTGAACTGCCCTATGCATTTGCCCAG GTGGCGATTGAAACAATATATGTCGCAATTCAGACTATTGTTTACACTCTGCTTCTTTACTCCATGATTGGGTTTAAGTGGACGGCAGGCAAATTCCTGTGGTTCTACTACTACATACTAATGTGCTTCGTCTACTTCACTATGTATGGCATGATGGTTGTGGCCCTTACTCCAGGGCATCAAATCGCTGCCATTGTCATGTCTTTCTTCCTGAGTTTCTGGAACTTGTTCTCCGGCTTTCTCATTCCTAGACCG CAAATCCCTGTCTGGTGGAGGTGGTATTACTGGGCCTCTCCGGTGGCTTGGACCATCTACGGCCTCGTGACCTCTCAGGTGGGAGACAAGGATTCCCAACTCGTGATCCCCGGAGCTGAGGACGTGGCGTTGAAGGCGTTCTTGAAAGAAGAACTGGGTTTTGACTACAACTTCCTTCCGGTCGTCGCGGTCGCTCACGTCGTTTGggtcctccttttcttcttcgtcTTTGCGTATGGAATcaagttcctcaatttccaaagaAGGTAG
- the LOC104425660 gene encoding pleiotropic drug resistance protein 2 isoform X2, giving the protein MASALVGDDLVRSTSSRRSWASTSHRSWGAASFREAWQAQPDVFSRSGRREEDEEELRWAAIERLPTLDRLRKGMLKQVLDDGKVVHGEVDVTNLRMQDKKQLMDNILKVVEEDNEKFLRRLRDRTDRVGIEVPKIEVRYEHLSIEGDVYVGSRALPTLVNATMNAIESVLGLIRLAPSKKRKIQILRDVSGIVKPSRMTLLLGPPGAGKTTLLLALAGKLDKDLRVSGKVTYCGHELDEFVPQRTCAYISQHDLHYGEMTVRETLDFSGRCLGVGTRYEMLAELSRREKEAGIKPDPEIDAFMKATAVAGQETSLVTDYVIKILGLDICADILVGDEMRRGISGGQKKRLTTGEMLVGPAKVFFMDEISTGLDSSTTFQIVRYMRQMVHIMDVTMVVSLLQPAPETFDLFDDLILLSEGQIVYQGPRENVLEFFEYMGFKCPERKGVADFLQEVTSKKDQEQYWCRKDQAYQFISVPDFCHAFSSFRIGEQLSSELRVPYEKSKAHPAALVTSKYGLPSWELFKACFAREWLLVKRNSFVYIFKTTQITIMSLIALTVFLRTEMHVGKVQDGGKFFGALFFSLINVMFNGMAELAMTVFRLPVFYKQRDFLFYPAWAFGLPIWVLRIPLSFMESGIWIILTYYTIGFAPAASRFFRQFLAFFGVHQMALSLFRFIAAVGRTQVVASTLGTFTLLMVFVLGGFIVSKNDIEPWMIWGYYISPMMYGQNAIVMNEFLDKRWSAPNLDPRINEPTVGKVLLKSRGFFVDDYWFWICIGALFGFSLLFNILFIAALTWLNPLGDSKTVVPDEDEAKKAKSDEQKTKGIDMELKSTSDIVADSKKAPQRGMVLPFQPLSLAFNHVNYYVDMPAEMKKQGVEEDCLQLLRDVSGAFRPGVLTALVGVSGAGKTTLMDVLAGRKTGGYIEGSISISGYPKNQATFARVSGYCEQNDIHSPNVTVYESVLYSAWLRLSSDISTQSRKMFVEEVMDLVELNPLRNALVGLPGIDGLSTEQRKRLTIAVELVANPSIIFMDEPTSGLDARAAAIVMRTVRNTVDTGRTVVCTIHQPSIDIFEAFDELLLMKRGGQVIYTGPLGRHSHKLIEYFEAVPGVPKIRDGYNPATWMLEITAPQIEVQLGVDFAEIYANSSLYQRNQELIKELRTPVPGSKDLYFPTKYSQSFLTQCKACFWKQHWSYWRNPQYNAIRFFMTIVIGALFGLIFWNKGQQTTQQQDLMNLLGAMYAAVLFLGATNASAVQSVVAIERTVFYRERAAGMYSELPYAFAQVAIETIYVAIQTIVYTLLLYSMIGFKWTAGKFLWFYYYILMCFVYFTMYGMMVVALTPGHQIAAIVMSFFLSFWNLFSGFLIPRPQIPVWWRWYYWASPVAWTIYGLVTSQVGDKDSQLVIPGAEDVALKAFLKEELGFDYNFLPVVAVAHVVWVLLFFFVFAYGIKFLNFQRR; this is encoded by the exons ATGGCGTCGGCGTTGGTTGGTGACGATCTGGTGAGGTCGACGAGCAGCCGCCGGAGCTGGGCGTCGACAAGCCACCGGAGCTGGGGGGCGGCCAGCTTCCGGGAGGCCTGGCAGGCGCAGCCAGATGTCTTCAGCCGGAGCGGGCGGCGGGAGGAAGACGAGGAGGAACTCCGGTGGGCTGCCATCGAGCGGCTCCCGACGCTCGACCGGCTGCGAAAGGGGATGCTGAAGCAGGTCCTCGACGACGGTAAAGTGGTCCACGGCGAGGTCGATGTGACCAACCTCAGGATGCAGGACAAGAAGCAGTTGATGGACAACATTCTCAAAGTGGTCGAGGAGGACAACGAGAAGTTCCTCAGGAGGCTCCGAGACAGGACCGATCG AGTTGGAATCGAAGTTCCGAAGATCGAAGTTCGATATGAGCATTTGTCCATCGAGGGGGATGTGTATGTTGGAAGCAGAGCACTTCCTACTCTGGTTAATGCCACCATGAACGCTATTGAG AGTGTTCTTGGATTGATTCGGCTGGCaccatccaaaaagagaaagattCAGATACTTCGGGATGTTAGCGGGATAGTCAAACCATCAAG GATGACGCTGCTTCTGGGGCCGCCGGGCGCAGGGAAGACAACACTATTGCTAGCACTCGCCGGCAAGCTAGACAAGGATTTAAGG GTAAGTGGCAAAGTCACCTACTGCGGTCATGAGTTGGATGAGTTTGTTCCTCAGAGGACTTGTGCATACATCAGTCAGCACGATCTTCACTATGGCGAGATGACAGTGAGGGAGACACTAGATTTCTCGGGGCGTTGCTTGGGTGTAGGAACGAGATATGAAATGTTGGCTGAACTCtcaaggagagaaaaagaggcaGGGATAAAGCCAGATCCCGAAATCGATGCGTTCATGAAAGCCACGGCTGTGGCTGGCCAAGAAACAAGTCTGGTCACTGATTATGTCATCAAG ATACTCGGATTGGATATTTGTGCGGACATTCTGGTGGGTGATGAGATGCGAAGGGGTATATCTGGGGGACAGAAAAAACGTCTAACAACTG GGGAGATGTTGGTAGGACCAGCAAAGGTATTTTTCATGGACGAAATCTCAACGGGGTTGGATAGTTCCACTACTTTTCAGATTGTCAGATACATGAGGCAGATGGTTCACATCATGGACGTCACCATGGTGGTCTCCCTTCTGCAACCAGCTCCTGAGACTTTCGATCTTTTTGACGACCTCATCCTTCTTTCCGAGGGTCAAATAGTCTATCAAGGTCCACGAGAAAATGTccttgagttctttgagtacaTGGGTTTCAAGTGTCCTGAGAGGAAAGGAGTAGCCGACTTCTTGCAAGAAGTGACTTCCAAGAAGGACCAGGAACAGTACTGGTGCAGGAAGGACCAAGCTTACCAGTTTATTTCCGTTCCGGACTTTTGCCATGCCTTTAGCTCTTTTCGCATAGGAGAACAGCTCTCATCCGAGCTTAGGGTTCCTTATGAAAAGTCCAAAGCTCACCCAGCTGCATTAGTGACATCAAAGTATGGACTCCCAAGCTGGGAACTTTTTAAGGCGTGCTTCGCTAGAGAGTGGCTGCTAGTTAAGCGAAATTCATTTGTCTATATCTTTAAGACCACACAAATCACAATCATGTCGTTAATTGCCTTGACGGTGTTCCTAAGGACAGAAATGCATGTCGGTAAAGTGCAAGATGGGGGGAAGTTTTTTGGAGCACTGTTTTTCAGTTTAATCAATGTGATGTTCAATGGGATGGCAGAACTCGCAATGACTGTCTTCAGGCTTCCAGTCTTCTATAAGCAGAGAGATTTCTTGTTCTATCCTGCTTGGGCATTTGGCTTACCTATTTGGGTCCTCAGGATTCCCCTGTCTTTTATGGAATCGGGGATATGGATCATTCTTACGTACTACACTATCGGATTTGCCCCTGCTGCTAGTAG GTTCTTTCGACAATTCTTGGCATTCTTTGGTGTGCACCAGATGGCTTTGTCCCTCTTTCGGTTTATAGCTGCTGTTGGAAGGACGCAAGTTGTCGCTAGTACCCTCGGTACTTTTACCTTGTTGATGGTTTTTGTGCTTGGAGGCTTCATTGTTTCGAAAA ATGACATTGAGCCATGGATGATATGGGGTTACTATATTTCCCCTATGATGTATGGACAGAATGCCATAGTCATGAATGAATTCCTCGATAAAAGATGGAGCGCG CCTAACTTGGATCCCAGGATCAATGAACCGACGGTCGGCAAAGTCCTCCTTAAGTCTAGGGGCTtctttgtggatgattattgGTTTTGGATTTGTATTGGAGCGCTATTTGGATTTTCTCTCCTCTTCAACATCTTATTTATTGCAGCGCTGACCTGGTTAAATC CTTTGGGCGATTCTAAAACTGTCGTGCCGGATGAAGATGAAGCTAAGAAGGCAAAGAGTGATGAGCAGAAGACAAAAG GCATCGATATGGAACTTAAAAGCACTTCAGATATTGTTGCTGACTCGAAGAAGGCACCACAAAGAGGAATGGTCCTGCCCTTCCAACCCCTTTCCCTTGCATTCAATCATGTGAATTACTATGTCGACATGCCAGCT gaaatgaagaaacaagGAGTTGAAGAAGATTGTCTCCAGCTGCTGAGAGATGTTAGTGGTGCTTTTAGGCCAGGTGTGCTAACAGCACTAGTAGGCGTTAGTGGTGCAGGCAAAACGACCCTAATGGACGTTCTAGCAGGGAGAAAGACTGGTGGCTACATTGAAGGAAGTATCAGCATTTCGGGATATCCCAAAAACCAGGCAACATTTGCTCGAGTCAGTGGTTACTGTGAGCAGAATGACATTCATTCACCAAATGTTACCGTTTATGAATCTGTCCTTTACTCGGCTTGGCTTCGCCTATCCTCAGATATCAGCACACAGAGTCGTAAG ATGTTTGTTGAAGAAGTAATGGATCTGGTGGAACTGAACCCACTGAGGAATGCTCTGGTTGGGCTACCGGGGATCGATGGTCTTTCAACAGAACAAAGGAAGAGGCTCACGATAGCTGTAGAGCTTGTTGCCAACCCATCTATCATCTTCATGGATGAACCGACCTCTGGCCTCGATGCTAGAGCCGCTGCGATTGTTATGCGTACTGTGAGGAATACGGTGGATACAGGAAGGACTGTGGTGTGCACCATTCACCAGCCGAGCATCGATATATTTGAAGCTTTTGATGAG ttacttttaatgaaaagaggaGGGCAAGTGATTTACACTGGACCTCTTGGCCGCCATTCTCACAAGCTCATTGAATATTTTGAA GCTGTCCCCGGGGTTCCTAAGATCAGGGATGGTTATAATCCTGCCACTTGGATGCTTGAGATCACTGCTCCACAAATCGAGGTTCAACTGGGGGTTGATTTTGCGGAAATTTATGCGAACTCCTCGCTTTATCA GAGGAATCAGGAACTCATTAAAGAACTGAGAACCCCGGTCCCAGGCTCCAAAGATCTCTATTTCCCCACCAAATATTCGCAATCTTTTCTTACGCAGTGCAAAGCTTGTTTCTGGAAGCAACACTGGTCTTACTGGAGAAACCCTCAATACAATGCCATACGTTTCTTCATGACCATAGTAATCGGGGCTTTGTTTGGCCTCATATTCTGGAACAAAGGGCAACAAAC AACTCAGCAGCAAGATCTGATGAATCTTTTGGGGGCAATGTACGCTgctgttctttttcttggagCTACCAATGCTTCTGCTGTTCAGTCCGTTGTTGCTATCGAGAGAACAGTTTTTTACCGTGAAAGGGCAGCTGGAATGTACTCTGAACTGCCCTATGCATTTGCCCAG GTGGCGATTGAAACAATATATGTCGCAATTCAGACTATTGTTTACACTCTGCTTCTTTACTCCATGATTGGGTTTAAGTGGACGGCAGGCAAATTCCTGTGGTTCTACTACTACATACTAATGTGCTTCGTCTACTTCACTATGTATGGCATGATGGTTGTGGCCCTTACTCCAGGGCATCAAATCGCTGCCATTGTCATGTCTTTCTTCCTGAGTTTCTGGAACTTGTTCTCCGGCTTTCTCATTCCTAGACCG CAAATCCCTGTCTGGTGGAGGTGGTATTACTGGGCCTCTCCGGTGGCTTGGACCATCTACGGCCTCGTGACCTCTCAGGTGGGAGACAAGGATTCCCAACTCGTGATCCCCGGAGCTGAGGACGTGGCGTTGAAGGCGTTCTTGAAAGAAGAACTGGGTTTTGACTACAACTTCCTTCCGGTCGTCGCGGTCGCTCACGTCGTTTGggtcctccttttcttcttcgtcTTTGCGTATGGAATcaagttcctcaatttccaaagaAGGTAG